AATGAATATATATTCATAACTAAATGTGGAGGTAAAGTAAAATGCCAAATAAAGACGGAACAGGACCAGAAGAAAAAGGACCTAGAACAGGAAGACAGATGGGAAATTGCGAAGGAGCAAAACCTACTGGTAGAGGTTTAGGACCGCGCGGAAGTGGAATGCGAAGAGGTTTGGGAAGAAGATTTGTAAACAAAGCTCCAAACAACAAGGATTAAGAATGCCACGACCATGCAAGA
This DNA window, taken from Candidatus Woesearchaeota archaeon, encodes the following:
- a CDS encoding DUF5320 domain-containing protein; the protein is MPNKDGTGPEEKGPRTGRQMGNCEGAKPTGRGLGPRGSGMRRGLGRRFVNKAPNNKD